In Macaca fascicularis isolate 582-1 chromosome 12, T2T-MFA8v1.1, the genomic stretch ACAAGTAGACCGATGTCTACGTCGTGCTTGTGGGTCCTAAAACAGGTCTTTGAAAGATACTTGCAAGCCAAATGGGTAGCAATTAGGCATTATTTAATTATTCCTGAAGCTCATGAACAAGAAAATGGCACAGAGACAGGTCATCTCCCTATCGCTGAGTTACCCTGGAGACAAGCCTCGTGCAAACAAAATCCTTCTCCAGGACACACACAATGCCCAAGAACAGGCTGGGCCTGAGGACCTGCCTAGCATCGGGGGGCAGAAGCACTGCCTGCTGCAGAGACAGCCACGAGTgcatccccaccaccatcataCTGCTCACTCTGCTGAGAAAGGGTGAGGTTTTAAAGGATATTCACCAGCCTCAGATGCAGGGGAATGTGCTTAGTTTAGCATTTACACATCTGACACATTAATGACATATCACTCAACAATACTTCAAGGGTAACTCAAAAATTCTTTATTTAGTAAAATTGTCACATTTGATGTCAATGGAATACACAAACTCAAGTGTGCTACAAACAAGATGTACAGAGCCTCACAGCTCTGGGCAGTGCTGCAGAGTGCACCTGCCTCTCGTCTCCCCGCTGAAGTGGCAAGTTCAAGCTTTTGTTTAGCCCAGGGCTGCCTGGAACACTAGTGCCCAGCACCATTCCTGCCACCTCTGCCCCCAGAGCTGGCACAGGGCTGGTGAAGGCCGGGCGGGTGAACCTGGGACAACGCTGGTAGCTCTACAAGATTCTTCCTCCTGCCTGTACCTCCTTCCCGCTACCCACCCCAGAGCTGCAGGGCCCCTAAAAGTTTCTTAAGAAACGGGGCTGAGGCCTGACTGGGCTGGTCACCAGGGGCTGCCCTGCAAGCCGTCCAtcggaggagggagggaagaccTGGGAGACTTCCAAGGCGCCCTACCCCACCACATCTGAAcccctgggaggagggaggagatcCAGGGAGGGCCGGGCCCACCCCTGCAGGGCTCTGGCTGGCATTGGTCACCAAGGCCTCCAGACACTCCGGGCAATTTGGGCTGCGGTCAGGCTGCCCAGGGCTGTGGGCACCAAGTCAGACCCCTCAGCAGGAGCCCGACTCAGTTCAGCCTCAGGGGCCTCCTCCAGGTCGGAGCACAGGTCGTCCCCGGGACCAGGGAGGCTGGGTATCGGGGATCCCGGAGCCCCTCCCGCCGGCCAGCCACTCCGCCCAGGGACTCCAGGTGGCCCCGCCAGGGCGTCCCCCAGCAGATCCTGGAAGCTGCTGCCCTCACGCAGCGGCATGGACTCGAGCAGATGGTTCAGGAGCTCGGCAGCGACGGTGGCGTCGATGGCCTGGCACGTGGACACGAACGTGTGCACCTCGTGCATGCACTGGATGTAGCCGGCAGCGAAGCGCTCGCTCGCTTCCGCCTGCAGCTGCTCGCGCTCTGGGCccgagggtgggagggagagagccGCGTCCCGCGCGGTGAGCCGCGACTGCGTGGCCCAGCCCACCCGGCCCGCGGGGACACTGCTCACCCAGGAGACGCGGGGGCGCACCCTGCTCCGGGGGGAGCCCTCGCCGCCAACAGGACAGGGGCGCCGGGAGGGAAGTCCTCCGTCTGGCGGGGGTTGCAGGCGCCCGCGGCCGGCGCCCCCGCCCGCCCCGCCGCCACTCACCGCGCGCCCGGCCCCGCAGCACACCCTGGACCCGCCGCACAGTCAGCTCCAGCACCTCGGCGTTCTCCAGCTTGGCCTGCACCTGCGCGGGCGGGAAGGGCGGTGAGCCGGCAGCACGCTCACGGACCCGCCCGCCAGCCCGCCCGCCCCGCAGCCCCACGGCGCCTGCCCGGCCGCCGCACCTCGGCGCCCGCCAGCAGCAGCCGCAGCTCCTGCAGGCTCTCGTTGATCCGCGCGCGCCGCTTCTTCTCCACCAGGGGCTTCCGGGCCTGCGGGGAGAGGGGCACTGAGTCCCAGCCCCGCACGGCCTCCCGCCCGCTTGCTTGCCCACGGCCCCGGCCCGCACCTTGCGGTCTCCCCGCGTCTCCCAGCCGTCCTCATCCTCACGGCCCACACGGTCCCGGCCAGGCGCCGCGGGTGGCGCCATGCCCGCTCCGCTGGGGGCGCGGCGGGGACTGGGAGCAGCGGGGACGGAGAGCGGCGGGGACCGGAGCGCCGGCGTCTCGGCTACCCCGCAGCCGCGCAGCAGCAGCCCAGCGGTCCGAGCTCCTCGCGGCTTCCGGCCCGCCGCGGCCCCGCCCCTCTTATAGTCGCTTATTTGCATCTCAATGCGCCGATTGGTCGCGCGGGCCCGGAGCCGCCGACCGCGAGGCGCGCTACAGCCAATCGGGGCAGCGCGCTTTGTGCGGCCCCGCGGCTCTGACGGGCGGCAGCTGGCTGAGCTAGGCTGGGCCCCCAGCCCGGCTTTCCCGAGACCCCCGCGGGGGCGGCACCGGGGCGGCGACCCCGGGGAGCTGCGGCCCTGCCTGCGCTTGTTTCTCTCCGTCTGCTGCTCTAGGACCACTGATCTGCCGCGCGTGCGAGCAGGCGTCCACCCGTCCGTCGGTCcgtccactcattcattcactcattaattcattcatttccctCCTTTACCGATGGCGCCTGCAGAGCTGAGCGCTCGGGCCACGGGCCCCAGGAGCTGCTTCCCTGGGGTGCAGAGCCACAGCCAAATCCCTGGTCTCCGGACCTAGAGGGGTCTCAGGTCCCGGCTGGGGTGGCTGCCAAGTCCCGGGGAGGCAGGGTCCATTGGGCAGTGGTGGCGGGGCGGCTCGTGAGTTTCCTCCGGACTCGTCCAGACGCCGGGCCGGACCCCCGACGCCGCCCTCCGCCAGCACTGGAGTCCTAGTGGGGCGGGGTCCCCTGTGCTCCCGCCCGCGCTGCTCTCCCCCGGGGCTCTGCTCTCCGGGTCACTACCCGCGTCCCGCTCTGAGCTCCCCCATCTCCCCCTAGTCCCCGTTGGCCCCCCGgggcccctccctcccttcccctgcacCCCGCccgcctccctcctcccctcctcgtcctccccccccccccacaggCCCGCCAAAGCTGCCGTCTGGTCCCCGTAACTTGATGCCTGTGACAGTTGGCAGCTGCGGCCGCTTCGGCGGAGAAAAGCGGCGGCCGCGCCAAGAGCGACAGGTGTTGGCCGCGCCTTTGTCTCGCGCGCTTTGTCCCGCGGGCAGGCGGCGGGCGCTTGTCCCGACTAGACGCCCGCGACCCCCACATCGCGGCGGGCCGCCCATCTGCCGGGTCCCTCCTAGCCGCGGGCGGGGTGCGTGGGCAGTGGGGCCGCGCCCTAGGGCAACGCCCTGGGGACCCCGGCCGGGCTCCTGCGACGTCAGTCCAGACGCTGCGTGGAGGAGCCGGAACGCGGAGACGCCTTCTCAGACCCCAGCCAGCCGACCACCAGCCTGCCCTGCACAGCACCTGCCTTCCTCAGTCCCCTCTACTCACCCGTGCTGGGATCGTCAGGGTCTGTTCGGAGCCCCTCCAGGCTATAAGCGTCCCTGGATAAGGGCACAGTCTGACCTAGGACCCCCTGTCCACCTCCCCGCACCCCCAGCAAAGCCTGGCCTCACAGAAGCGCTGCTAGGTAGGGAAGGTGAGGGGTGTCCCTGGCAGGATGGGCTGGAAGGCCGCGTGGGAGGGGAACATCACGGGACCCCAGCAGCTGAGCGCAGCGACAGGACTAGGCTGCAGACCTACCGCCCCACTGCCCCTAGAGAGATCTGACCGGCCTCCCACGACCCCTTTACTTCTGCCTCTCCACCAGAGGGACCCCTGCAGGCTTCCCGCTGGGTGAGTTTGGTGAGAGATTTGAAGGCTCCCAAAGTCACCTAAGTCACCTCACTGACCTCTGTAATTACCTGGGACCCCCTCCTGCCCGCTCCCAACTGTCCCTGCTCTGGCTCTTGGTTGCTCTGTGAGCAGGGTCCTGAGATTTCCCCCAGCCCAGCATCACTCACCTGGGTGTGAAACTACCCCTTTACTTCACACACTCCCCACCTACCCAGTAGTGGGGCTGGCAGGGTGGGGCTGGCAGGGTGGGGCTGGAGTGGTGGATCCCAAGGAAGTGGATTATTGTTCTGTGACTTTACTCTCCTTCACCACTTAGACATCACCCCAGGGAAGGAGAACGCCCACTCCCCCAAGTGACTACAATGACATTTCCACTACTTTGAGAAACTGTGATAGGGAAAAATAAACTCACTGATATTTCTTGTACTCCCAAGTTTGCAAACTGATTTACACTCCTCTCATTATCCAAACGAACAAGGCCAAGTAGATGTTTTAGGATGCTCTCATCCTAAAACATCTGCTTTAGTTAGGTAATTTATATTGCAACAGGATGATCAGGGCCCCAAAAGAGGACTTTGGGTAAAGCCTGATTGAACACTTGATTGGATGGGGAACTGGATTTCAGGGGCAAGGAGGACATGATAAAGGCAAATGgtgcaagcaaaaaaaaaaaaaaaaaaaagcaactaggACCTCTAGGGAAAACAAAAGCTTcccaagaaaagaaatataatcttAGCACATTACTTGGCTCAGGAGACAACAGTTTTCACAGCCACAACAATGTAGCACTGTTCAGAGGGTTTTAACGTTTAGAATTAATCTATAcagaaggcaaggaaggattGTTTATGGTTATGGAACATGATATAAAGTTGACCttgtaaaaacaaaagacaggTGATAGGAATTATGAGAGAGGAGGCTAAAGGGAGGACTAGGGACCTCAAAAGCCTTGTCTGACAGTGGAGTGGGTGGGGGTTGAGGGAAGGAGAATAGAGAAGGCTGTACATCAGCAAAATCCTTCTTGGTTGGACTGGAAGTTGCCCAAGGTCCCCTCTGCAAGGTCAGCTTCAGTTCCCTTTAGCAGTGCACTGGCCTGCTGGCATAGCCTTTTTGTCCCAGAAGCCTGGCCTATCTTGGGGTCACCaagccctccctccctccttcacagCAGCCTCCCCTAGCTAACATTTCCTGCCGTTTGTCCCTTGGGCCAGTCCTGCCTTCAAAGTTTGTCTGAGTATGGACTTCCTGAGCATTTGAGCCCTTTGATCTCCCTAGAGCCAGGAACAGAGGCCAgcagaggctgggcagggtggtggttgctgcaGGGGACCAGTTAGCAGTGGGGGTGGCAGGCCATAAATCCCTGGGGGGAACAAAGGCAGCTGCGGCCTGTAGACTGTTCAGGCCCCTTGTGGGCAATCTGCCCAGGAGACTCAGAATCTCCatttaatttggaaataaaaccCTTGGGGTTGtatggtaaataaaaatataattaagagtCTCCCAACAGCACTCAGAGGTTCAGTGAAACCACCATATTTGGCTATTTAGGGCAGTTTGCAGAGGCCTCTGTGCTTGCTAGGAGGACTTTGCCTTTTATCCCATCAGCACTTGGAGTTAGGAAGCCAGGCTGGCAGACAGAGGAGAGCCCCTCCCTTCTGCTCAGGGAGCTTCTTAGAGGCAGGGCATTGGGTTCAGGATCCATTCAGTTCTCTGTTTCCACCCCCAGGGTCATGGTTTGAAGAGTGGGAGGGGTGGCGAGCAACTCTTAGGGCTTCCACAGTTTTGGCCTCACAAGGCTTCATTCATCACTGTGAGagaagggctggggtcaggggaCTATGCTGCCCTGCCCATATCATTTGCAATGGATACATGTGACCTTTCTGGTGGAGCCTCCTGACTGCCCCACCTTTAACCCTACCTAGCCTTGATGACCCGAAGACAGGCAGCCAGCCTGGAAAGGCCAGGTAACCCAGGGCAGCGATGCAGGGAAGAGAGAGGTGCgtggaggcagagctgggggtACTCTGGAGCTGAGCCAGACAGCTGCACCCCTCCAACCGAAAGTGAAGACTGTGGGTCATAACACGATTAGGTTTGCATTACACAAAGTTCATTTCTGCAGCCTgaagaagggtgtgtgtgtgacacacacAGGAAGAAAGGGAGCCAGCAAGAATCAAACGCTATAAGGGAGCTGACTGCGAGGCAGCCTTTGGGATGTAAGATTCTTTAATGCAGAATTTCTGgagttccttaaaaaaaatttttttttaataatctttgatctctattcaggttttcttctgtgctatgtgaaaaatacatacaagtaaaaataaaaatatactcgCTTTATTTACCAATTTTCTAAAAGGCAAACAGGTCATAAAAAGACACAAGCAGTCAAACAAATCTATTGCACTGGGTAAAGAAAGTTTGGTTTGCACACAAACAAACCACTTGTCCAGCAAGGCTCAACAAATCATCACACAAACTCTGAGAGCTTATTTACATATCCTTTTTaggaatatattaaaaagaaggctcagtttaaaatagagaaaaagtgtTTAACACCTGTATAAGCACACACACTAAAGAAAACATGACTCGATGCTTGGCATCAtgtaaacaaattcacaagatgATCCTATTAAGTCAACTGCTTGGCACGCGCTGAAGCTACAATCAATGAGCatatattaaataacaaaataatgctGATGGTAAACATTCATAACAGCAGAGTAAGATTTTGGCAGTTTTGTGTTTCAGTAACATACATGTAACCTTAGATTAACACCTATCCCTTCATGATCTGACTTTAGAGGCAAGAAGCAGTTTGTAACAGCTAATTGCCGTAAGAATGCAGACTGCTACCTTATCGTAGGCATAGGCAGCTGATGTTACTTTGTAAATTAACGAAAAATTAAAGTGTTCTTGTGTTTACGAAAAATAGGTTTAATATTCAGGCATAAGATGGTTTTTCTATGAAAACCTAGTGGATTACAAAGAGATTTCACTTccatcaaaaaacagaaaaccctggtccaggtcgggcgcggtggctcacgcctgtaatcccagcactttgggaggccgaggtggatcacttgaggtcaggagttcgagaccagccaggccaacatggcgaaaccctgtctctactaaaaatacaaaaaattagctgggcgtggtggcgggcgcctgtagtcccagctactcaggaggctgaggcagaagaatcacttgaacctgggaggcagaggttgcagtgagccgagatggtgccactgcactccagcctgggcaacaagagagaaactccatctcaaaaaaaaaaaaaaaaagaaaaagaaaaccctggtCCCTTTTAAGCCTCATAGTCTTGGTCCAATTTTAAGTCAACTGTTCTTCAGTGATAACTGTGAATTCCCACCAGGTATGAATATTAAATTTTCCAAACCATCTTTGGAATATACAATGCAACATGAGGTTTTGTAAAAAGTTGGGCAGACTGGCCTCACTTTTCCCCAAGTGTCCAAATGACTTAAAAGTGCTGGGGACACTGGCAGAGGCCTAAAGCTGCTCCGAGAGAGGTCGGGCTCATGAAAAGAATGAGGGCTGGACACCCAACCCAGGGTGCAGCGGGAGAGGTAAGCTCACTGCACCCCTGAAAATACAGACGCAGTTGCAAGCTGTGGGACTGAGTGGCAGTGGCTGCTCTCAGCCAGAAGATGTGATGTGGGCTTGGTGGAAGCTGATGTCTGGGTGGCTCCAACGGAAGAAGACCAAACAGGACTGGGTCCCACATGTGTTGGTCACAGCCTGGTTTGCAGAGGGAAGTCACCATAAAGAGATGACTGATGACATATTTCAATCTCCGTATCGGCCATCATGGTCTGAAAAGGAGACAAGAACGATGCAGAAATATGCAGAAGGTCTGCGTGTGCATTCATCCGATGGAGTTGGCCACACAAACCACTAGGCTTCTTTAGTCCAGAGCAAATGTTTCAACTTTGTTCACTACAAACAAAAGCTATGTCAGATTGAAATATTGACCACACCAGAAGCCAAAGCTGTTGGTTTGCCAAACAATGCTTCACACCATTTAATGTGAAACGTTTTGAAAGAAAACTAGGAGAGGCTGCTATCTCCACTtggtatgtaaaaaaaaaaaaaaaaaaaaaaaaaatctaccttgaCTAAATGAtaattcagataaaaagcagtCCCCAAGAGAGGACAAAATTTGATCTGATCCAAACACCCTGGGAAAGCTCTGGAAGCCAGAGTCCCCAACTGGTGCAGCAGACGGAGGTCTCATCACAGTCACAGGACTTCTGGGAGCACTGAGGCAACTTCCCTGACACGAAGAGGCGTTTAGTCTTTCTCAAGTTAAATAACAGCTAAAGTCTCTTCCCATCCCACAAAactctacatatatattttatatataaaaacatatttctttccAAACCCTCCCCACTCTCCAGTTTTAAGTCACCCCTTCAGaaaactatgtttttttttttttttttttctaaaacaaaaaaagcaacatgAGCGTATGTGTCCATTTCAGTGGAAACAGCCATGAAGATCTTTCGTCTCTTCCAAGCACCACCTGTGTAGCTGCTGGCTGCCGGGCTGAGGGGGGCAGGGGTTACGTCTGCTCTTCCATCCTGTGATTCAAGGGGGGTCCATTTTCGTCTTCTTTGGTGTCCAACACTTCGCTGAGTCCCAGAGAAGGAATATCTTCCTCATATGGTATGCAAATATTACCTTTTTCCTTGTTTTCACAGTAAACAcattccttaaaagaaaaaaaaaaagtgaaatcagtAACAAACTTGAGATCTGAGTTGTTCCAAAAGTCATTcgaactggctgggtgcggtggctgatgcctgtaatcccagcactttgggagtccgaggcgggcggatcacgaagtcaggagatagagaccattctggctaaaacggtaaaaccccgcctctattaataatacaaaaaattagccgggcgaggtggcgggcgcctgtagtcccagctactcgggaggctgaggcaggagaatggcgcgaacccaggacacagaccttgcagtgagcggagatcgcgccgctgcactccagcctggagtgagactccgtctcaaaaaaaaaaaaaaaaaaaaaaaaaaaaaaaagaaagaaaaaagtcaaactgAGTAAGGGGCAGGTGACCAGGTGTCAGCCAGGAGGCAGCCGGCAGCAAAGGCCAAAATCCCTGCCCCAGGAGCTGGCACTTTGTAGCAGAGAGGGACAATGACTAAGAGGGGCTCCAGAGGCATAGAGTATATGGAGGACATCTGTGATTTTCAACTGGACATTCACAGCAGACCACAGAAAAGGTGACACAATGGTTTTGAAACGCATCCACACTCTTTGCCACTTCTCCCTCAAAAGGTGGGGCCTAATTCCTTTCTCCTTAACCCTTGGCTGGAGTCAGGCATTTGCCTCTAACAGAGTATCTGACTTCTGATTCTAGGTCCTAAAGGCACCTtggcttcctctttttctctctggggAAGTCACCTGCCACGCTGTGAGGACATCCAGGCAGCCCTACGGACAGGTCCCCACAGCAAGAAGCTGAGGCCTCTGCCAAGAGCCAGCAGCGCATGACAGGCCTGCAAGTGAGGCTCCTGGAAGCTGGTCCTCCAGTTGGCAGGTGACAGAAGCCCCCACCAGTATCTTACCATCAACATCAGCAACGACCCTGAGCTAGCAGTACCCAGCTAAGccgctctcaaattcctgacccagaGAGACCATGCAAGAGAATACATGTTTGTTGTTGAAGTCACTAAGTGTTGGGCCATCTGCCATGCAGCAAGGGATTACTAACGCAGCAGCAGGTGGAAAACAGACTCTAAGGCAGCCAGGGTGAGCCACAGGTCTCTTTGAGGAAAAAGGATTCCAAGCAAAGGGCTGGGTACATGCGAAGATCCTGTGGCAGGGGCCTGCCAGGGCAGTCCGGGAAACAGCCAAGGGGCCAGTGTAactggagaggagggaaggagaggagaaacgGGAGATGAGGTAGATGTGGATGGGCGGTCAGACGTGTATGACTTTGCAACCATTTATTCTGATTGAGGTGGCACAGTGCTGGCAGGGATCTGAACTGTGGGGGACAGATTCTGACTGAGGTGACATGGGGAGCAGTTGAGTGGAGCTTCGAGGCCACTCTGACATGCAGGGCTCATGCCATGGAAGCATCCTCATGGCTTGGACCTGTGTGGTGATGCTGGAGGCACTAAGTGATGGGCTTCTATCTACCTTCAAGGTTGAACCCAGACAATTTGCCAACCAACTAGCTGGGGCCTAAGAGTAGAGCCTGGGATGCCTCCAGGGCTTGCAAGgtgtggggggttgggggggaaAGAGGTACAGACACTGAGCCGGAGGgtgcagagaagaggaagagccTGTGGGGAGGCCAAGAGGTCAGAGGGACAGCCTGAAGAGCACAGGGCCTGGAGGCCAAGGGCAGCAAGAGCCCCCTGGAGAGAGCCGCTCACTGCTGCCAGTGGTCCCTGGGATGAGGACTGAGAAGTGACACTGTGTTTGGCTGCTGGAGAACTTGAGACCTTGACAAGAGCAGCTTCCATGGTGTGTGTGGGCAAGGGGTTGGCAGAGAGCAGGAGAGTGGGGCTGGTGTGCCCATGGGGCCAGTGGAAGGACATATGCCTGGAGAGCATGCCAGCAGGAACTTGTTTTTTCCACCATTGTTTAACACTCTCCATGGACACTGATGGTTTGTGATAGGAGAGATTTTTTTGTAAAATCGAAAACagaattgaaagaaagaaaacacagatttcAGCAAGTGACTGAGATTAGATTTTTCAACATTTTGGAAACAATGTTGAAAAGCCACTGGAACAAAGTTATTTGAAGCAGACCTAGTGTTGTcgtgcctttaaaaaaaataaacctttaatcttagaagttttttttttttttttgagacagagtctcactctgttgcccaggctggagtgcagtggcacgacctcagctcactgcaagctccgcctcccgggttcacaccattctcctgcctcagcctcccgagtagctgggaccacaggcgccgccaccacgcccggctaattttttatatttttagtagagacggggtttcaccgtgttagccaggatggtcttgatctcctgacctcgtgatccgcccgcctcggcctcccaaagtgctgggattacaggcttgagccaccgcgcccggcctaattttacaagttttaaattgatagaaaagttgcaaagatagtacggAGAGTCCCCATCACAGAGCCTTTTAGGGCCGTATCAGAAATCAAGTCCCATGAGCTTACTGCCACGTCGATGGCTGCGGGCAGGCCACCCGTCTGCATCCACTGGTGGACCTCGCGCAGCTCCTGCTTCTGACTCTCCGTGAACCTGGGCTGGAGTTTCTGCAGGAGCTTCAGCTTCTCTCTGTCCTCCTTCAAAACTGCTTCTAAATTTCTTCGCAAGATATTTAGAAACTGGTAAGCTTTCAAATGTCTTAagggtttctgtttttattctttcagtaTAAATAATGTAGTTTTAGATGATTTTAAtgcaaatttccttttctttaaaaaaattaccgtTTAAGGTAACTTAATCTCCCTAGTAAAGAATCTGTAGTTTTTCTATGAAAATGATGATTCTGGTCAAGATttaattttactatattttacaaCAGGCCTGGGAGTTGGGTATCTGCAGGTGTAACCTTGTCCCCTGGGGCTTGGTTCCACAACAGGCATGGTTCATCTGGGAGATTCTTGCCAGTAGGATGGCCTTCCCCTGTCACTGGCCAGTGCTGGTCTGGACTACAGCTACCCTGGAGATGGAGCCTCCATATCCACTAGCTGACCAGAGGACTTAGGGCtttgatagggtttggctctgaatcccctcccaaatctcatgtggaactgtaatacccatgtgttgagggagggacctggtgagggGTGGCgggatcatgagggtggttctCCCACGCTGTCCTGGTGACAGTGAGTTGTAATGCGATTTGATGGCTTTATAAGTATTTGGCAGTTCCTCCTTTGCTTGTACTCTTTTCCTGCagctttgtgaagaaggtgcttgcttctcctcccttccatgactgttaagtttcctgaggcttccctggCCCTGCAGGGCTGTGAGttaactaaacctctttcctttataaattacccaatctcaggtatttctttacagcagtgtggaAACGGACTTATACAGGGTtcgtttttccttcctttctttcctcccagcTTCTCCTGCCAAGTGGGTGCTCCGCAAGGGAAAGGACCACATGCAGTTCCCTACGGCAGCCTGATGTGGACGCAGAGCCCCTGGGTCACTGCAGAGCAGCCAGCTCCCTGGGCTGGTCACCTACCTTGACACTTGGTTCCTTCAACTCTAagtcagacagacagacagacacatcccatttacctcacagggttactgggcaacaaagcaagagatGCTGGCACCAATGCTTTGTAAAAGTTGAGCGTGGCACTGTGAAGGAAGCACCGGGAGCCTGTCTTCCTCGAAGGCCGCAGGGTGTGAATCCACAGGGCCCTGGCTTACCCTGGCCACACTGCAGGGCCATGGCCATCCTGTACTAGCCTGGTAGAATTGTCCAGAGGGAAGCCTGCTTCTCTGCTGCACTCAACTAAATCTCAGTCTTTCAGAGGGGTGTCCTGCCCCATCTGAATGACCTTGACCTTGCTGTTTCTGGGAACTCCTGAATCCCATCCCTCCCCAGGTGCCTAGGAAAGCGCTGGGTGGTTACCGGGAAGGCAGCTGGTACGTCATCATGACGCTGCTGTCCGCATCTGCCATCAGCAGCCAGATGGGATCCTGCAGGACGCACTTAATGAAATGCTCACTTTCTTCCATACCagtgttcatttttgctttgtgaTTATTCTCTGAGGAGTCAATGCTTCCAAAATATTTGCTGGTATGACTTGTGTCACTActgcctttaaaaacaaaaaacatgg encodes the following:
- the HES6 gene encoding transcription cofactor HES-6 isoform X1 — protein: MAPPAAPGRDRVGREDEDGWETRGDRKARKPLVEKKRRARINESLQELRLLLAGAEVQAKLENAEVLELTVRRVQGVLRGRAREREQLQAEASERFAAGYIQCMHEVHTFVSTCQAIDATVAAELLNHLLESMPLREGSSFQDLLGDALAGPPGVPGRSGWPAGGAPGSPIPSLPGPGDDLCSDLEEAPEAELSRAPAEGSDLVPTALGSLTAAQIARSVWRPW
- the HES6 gene encoding transcription cofactor HES-6 isoform X2, whose translation is MAPPAAPGRDRVGREDEDGWETRGDRKARKPLVEKKRRARINESLQELRLLLAGAEVQAKLENAEVLELTSASSCRRKRASASLPATSSACTRCTRSCPRARPSTPPSLPSS